The Vescimonas coprocola genome includes a window with the following:
- a CDS encoding TfoX/Sxy family protein: MASSKEYLEFILGQLSELEEITYRAMMGEFIIYYRGKIAGGIYDDRLLVKPVKSAISYMPTAPYELPYEGAKEMLLVNEVDNKRFLTGLFHAMCDELPAQKPKKMNNFQFVELIKSL, translated from the coding sequence ATGGCATCAAGCAAGGAATACTTAGAGTTTATTTTAGGGCAGCTATCTGAGTTAGAAGAAATTACTTATCGAGCTATGATGGGAGAATTTATTATTTATTATCGTGGCAAGATTGCAGGCGGTATCTATGACGATAGATTACTTGTTAAACCAGTAAAATCAGCAATTAGTTATATGCCGACAGCTCCGTATGAATTACCCTATGAAGGAGCAAAAGAGATGCTGTTGGTAAATGAAGTTGATAATAAGAGATTTTTGACAGGCTTGTTTCATGCGATGTGTGATGAACTGCCAGCCCAAAAGCCGAAAAAAATGAACAACTTCCAATTTGTCGAACTGATAAAATCCCTTTAG
- a CDS encoding sensor histidine kinase, with amino-acid sequence MNKLFHRLSTRILLGILLAAAISAVVYTAANGALKAFFQYYAMQPEVFQRLSDEHFADLQDFATENHIVSTDGKPFTQWNDKYHYVSLMVIRQNEGLCYNSFVSYNMTYTEEDSQTFFWGSKVLPTYEYQLQLEDETCKVYFSGYFDQAYTSLRKAICGVLFVASFVTAFFLLFQKYIRYIGEMEQNVSSLCNKNFSQQIPIRYKTELSTLAANINHLGDTIQLLLLTEDAKLKQKEQFVKSIAHDIRTPLTVVIGYLELLSKGYAGSQESAQLFIDRALEKTNHIRRLTDDLFTFEENCRTLPLDTYDGQELLRQVISNITSFLTSNRFRLEYTSFVSQPFRMRANVTLLMRLIDNICSNIAKHGAPEKPVVLTVSAAEGYLVLEERNAILRKTVKTAAADSGYGLAICEDVMGAMGGSISHRTQGSLFSVTLRFPILPQQEV; translated from the coding sequence TTGAATAAACTGTTTCACCGGCTCAGCACCCGCATCCTGCTGGGGATCCTGCTGGCCGCCGCCATCAGCGCCGTGGTGTACACCGCCGCCAACGGGGCCCTCAAGGCTTTTTTCCAATACTACGCCATGCAGCCGGAGGTGTTCCAGCGCCTGTCCGACGAGCATTTTGCAGACCTCCAGGATTTTGCCACGGAAAACCATATTGTCAGCACCGACGGCAAGCCCTTCACCCAATGGAACGACAAATACCACTATGTCTCCCTCATGGTCATCCGACAGAATGAAGGCCTGTGCTACAACTCCTTCGTCTCCTACAATATGACCTACACCGAGGAGGACAGCCAGACCTTCTTCTGGGGCTCCAAGGTTCTCCCCACCTATGAGTACCAATTGCAACTGGAGGACGAGACCTGCAAGGTCTATTTCAGCGGCTATTTCGATCAGGCCTATACCTCCCTGCGAAAGGCCATCTGCGGTGTGCTGTTCGTAGCTTCCTTCGTGACGGCCTTCTTCCTTCTCTTCCAAAAGTACATCCGGTACATCGGTGAGATGGAGCAGAACGTCTCCTCCCTGTGCAACAAGAATTTCAGCCAGCAGATCCCCATCCGCTACAAAACGGAGCTGTCCACGCTGGCGGCCAACATCAACCATCTGGGGGACACCATCCAGCTGCTGCTGCTGACGGAGGACGCCAAGCTCAAACAGAAGGAGCAGTTCGTCAAATCCATCGCCCACGATATCCGGACGCCCCTGACGGTGGTCATCGGCTATCTGGAGCTTCTCTCCAAGGGCTACGCAGGCAGTCAGGAGAGCGCCCAGCTGTTCATCGACCGGGCGCTGGAAAAGACCAACCACATCCGCCGTCTCACCGATGACCTCTTCACCTTCGAGGAGAATTGCCGCACCCTGCCGCTGGATACCTACGACGGGCAGGAGCTGCTGCGGCAGGTGATCTCCAACATCACCAGCTTCCTGACCAGCAACCGCTTCCGGCTGGAGTACACTAGCTTCGTCTCCCAGCCCTTCCGGATGCGGGCCAATGTCACTCTGCTGATGCGCCTGATCGACAACATTTGCTCCAACATCGCCAAGCACGGCGCCCCGGAAAAGCCCGTGGTTCTCACCGTCTCTGCCGCCGAGGGATATCTGGTGCTGGAGGAGCGCAACGCCATTCTCCGCAAGACCGTAAAGACCGCCGCAGCCGACAGCGGCTACGGGCTGGCCATCTGCGAGGACGTCATGGGTGCCATGGGCGGCAGCATCTCCCACCGGACTCAGGGCAGTCTCTTCTCCGTGACCCTTCGTTTCCCCATCCTGCCCCAGCAGGAGGTGTGA
- a CDS encoding response regulator transcription factor, translated as MAGKILIVDDDRDITQIIQLLLEGEGYDTAVAGSGEEALERLDGTVELVILDIMMEGLNGFDTCRLIRQSSYAPILFLSAMSGETEKVAALIAGGDDYLCKPFSAAELIARVRSLLRRYTVYQGPGHTEPEKEQLVLGMDNEVIVNGQTVKLSYTEYEILHLFLKRRGQVLSISEIYEAIWTEPYSYSANNIVMVHIYKLRRKLEQDCKHPTILKTAWGKGYYIE; from the coding sequence ATGGCAGGGAAAATTTTGATCGTCGATGACGACAGAGACATCACCCAGATCATCCAGCTGCTGCTGGAGGGCGAGGGCTACGACACGGCGGTGGCCGGAAGCGGCGAAGAGGCGCTGGAGCGGCTGGACGGCACTGTGGAGCTGGTCATTCTGGATATCATGATGGAGGGCCTGAACGGCTTCGACACCTGCCGCCTCATCCGGCAGAGCAGCTATGCCCCCATTCTGTTTCTCTCCGCCATGTCCGGGGAGACGGAAAAGGTGGCGGCCCTGATAGCCGGGGGCGACGACTATCTCTGCAAGCCCTTTTCGGCGGCGGAGCTCATTGCACGGGTCCGCTCCCTGCTGCGGCGCTACACCGTCTATCAGGGGCCGGGGCACACAGAGCCGGAGAAGGAGCAGCTGGTGCTGGGCATGGACAACGAGGTCATTGTCAACGGTCAGACCGTCAAGCTGTCCTACACGGAGTATGAAATTCTCCACCTCTTTCTCAAGCGTCGGGGACAGGTGCTGTCCATTTCGGAGATCTACGAGGCCATCTGGACAGAGCCGTACAGTTACAGCGCCAACAACATCGTCATGGTCCACATCTATAAGCTGCGGCGCAAGCTGGAGCAGGACTGCAAGCATCCCACCATCCTGAAAACCGCATGGGGAAAGGGCTACTACATTGAATAA
- a CDS encoding M14 family metallopeptidase, producing the protein MRKSRFVTKILATVLCIAMLIPLAVTTNAAETGSDSAAFTSISTTRLSMTDQREVTLSFNLGYKPEATNLEWTFGGDPLDEWRNWEDEENGGEPVFTVKDLTIAENGDVSAVLSVDYLFDGDDAAYWRPWYAYRGLYELKVTDKSTGKSASQTMRYEVYDSYTPYDELDSKIKDIMDHQTNNLYMSYESTGLSTDGKDIMEVIVARDKAVVDNYMALLQRAQTDPEAVAADVKSGKLADYQIPVYITNIHPNECPAVDQQIEFLKAIATEETISYKNADNETCTYNVKDVLSDVFFIIRPTENPYALEHYQRGNSEDFDLNRDSTYQTQIESQVATADLVKWKPVTLVELHGFIYYARTQLQIEPCTPPHEPNLEYDLFMNYALQGARAFGDVASMNSIYNSSSEYAKENGATEDNKPWYDIALESGFDPATGRFEYPSDDMSTNYTPTYALFHGTIGYTVECGENNEASVTMGKYGLIGHTAYVAENKDDLYLNQLEFFRRALNNEESPETEKWFVTQDNQVEANFREKDEYGKFYPEYYVIPTDADSQRDIADAYFMQEYFIRNGVQVEKLTEDVTVDGVTYKAGAFVIDMHQISRSFANAVLYKGKIVKNWTGLYSESVTNFPELRGFDCTAITKAGVFEGKTADANTVEYGTAWVTTYGNTATVISNNGLAAVNAVNDLLAKGVTVGFITEAGDHYSKGDFVIDHKDAGQIDDQYVIEITHVADVPKAKVITEPKVYVDDDHFDRFAFSRQMNFKTTSDVSEANVVFSSNEPEEDVQAAVKAGLPFVGASANILEYAKATIPGFDFDIQWIIEEGMYGPEEVYNDYEALFNVEYADSLITASYAADGDFTTYTKGGSIISAYPEEAAVLMRASSEDDFYKAGWWNGIDDPEAGLKGHAVAIDYQANGLDMTVFCTSITNKAHQTDDYRLATNAIYSKLLGTDFNVESGETPEPTPNPDTKPDTGKDTQSPETGDGMTVTVWVMAATLSVAAVLVLSAKKRED; encoded by the coding sequence ATGAGAAAGAGCAGATTTGTAACCAAAATTTTGGCGACTGTCCTATGCATCGCAATGCTCATCCCCCTGGCGGTCACCACAAACGCTGCCGAGACCGGCAGCGACTCAGCGGCATTTACGAGCATCAGCACCACACGCCTGTCCATGACGGATCAGCGTGAGGTCACCCTGTCCTTCAACCTGGGCTACAAGCCTGAGGCCACCAATCTGGAGTGGACCTTCGGCGGCGATCCTCTGGACGAGTGGCGCAACTGGGAGGACGAGGAGAATGGCGGTGAGCCCGTGTTCACCGTGAAGGATCTGACCATTGCCGAAAACGGCGACGTGTCGGCAGTCCTCAGTGTGGATTACCTGTTTGACGGCGATGACGCCGCCTACTGGCGTCCCTGGTACGCCTACCGTGGTTTGTATGAGCTGAAGGTGACGGATAAGTCCACCGGCAAGAGCGCCAGCCAAACCATGCGCTATGAGGTCTACGATTCCTACACCCCCTATGACGAGCTGGACAGCAAGATCAAGGACATCATGGACCACCAGACCAACAATCTGTATATGTCCTATGAATCCACGGGCCTTTCCACCGACGGCAAGGACATCATGGAGGTCATCGTGGCACGGGACAAGGCCGTGGTGGACAACTACATGGCCCTGCTGCAGCGGGCTCAGACCGATCCTGAGGCCGTGGCCGCCGATGTGAAGTCCGGCAAGCTGGCGGACTATCAGATCCCCGTCTACATCACCAACATCCACCCCAATGAGTGCCCCGCCGTGGACCAGCAGATCGAGTTCCTGAAGGCCATCGCCACGGAGGAGACCATCTCTTATAAGAACGCCGACAACGAGACCTGCACCTATAACGTCAAAGACGTGCTGAGCGACGTGTTCTTCATCATCCGTCCCACCGAGAACCCCTATGCACTGGAGCACTATCAGCGTGGCAACTCCGAGGACTTTGACCTGAACCGTGACAGCACCTATCAGACCCAGATCGAGTCTCAGGTAGCCACGGCGGATCTGGTGAAGTGGAAGCCCGTCACGCTGGTGGAGTTGCACGGCTTCATCTACTATGCCCGCACCCAGCTGCAGATCGAGCCCTGCACGCCTCCCCACGAGCCCAATCTGGAGTACGACCTGTTCATGAACTACGCCCTGCAGGGCGCACGGGCGTTCGGCGACGTGGCCTCCATGAACTCCATCTACAATTCCTCCAGCGAGTACGCCAAGGAGAATGGCGCCACCGAGGACAACAAGCCCTGGTACGACATCGCTCTGGAGTCCGGCTTTGATCCCGCTACCGGCCGCTTCGAGTATCCCTCCGACGATATGTCCACCAACTACACCCCCACCTATGCGCTGTTCCACGGCACCATCGGCTACACGGTGGAGTGCGGCGAGAACAACGAAGCCTCCGTCACCATGGGTAAGTACGGCCTCATCGGCCATACCGCCTACGTGGCCGAGAACAAGGACGACCTGTACCTGAACCAGCTGGAGTTCTTCCGGCGGGCGCTGAACAACGAGGAGTCCCCGGAGACCGAGAAGTGGTTCGTTACCCAGGACAATCAGGTGGAGGCCAACTTCCGTGAAAAGGACGAGTACGGTAAGTTCTATCCGGAGTACTACGTCATTCCCACCGATGCCGATTCCCAGCGGGATATCGCCGACGCCTACTTCATGCAGGAGTACTTCATCCGCAACGGCGTGCAGGTGGAGAAGCTCACCGAGGACGTGACGGTGGACGGTGTGACCTATAAGGCCGGCGCCTTCGTCATCGATATGCACCAGATCAGCCGCAGCTTCGCCAACGCCGTTCTGTATAAGGGCAAGATCGTGAAGAACTGGACGGGGCTTTACAGTGAGTCCGTCACCAACTTCCCGGAGCTGCGTGGCTTTGACTGTACCGCCATCACCAAGGCCGGTGTGTTCGAGGGTAAGACCGCCGACGCCAACACCGTGGAGTACGGCACGGCATGGGTCACCACCTACGGAAACACCGCCACCGTTATCAGCAACAACGGTCTGGCCGCCGTCAACGCCGTCAATGACCTGCTGGCCAAGGGCGTCACCGTGGGTTTCATCACTGAGGCCGGCGATCATTACAGCAAGGGCGACTTCGTCATCGACCACAAGGATGCCGGTCAGATCGACGACCAGTATGTCATCGAGATTACCCATGTGGCGGATGTGCCCAAGGCCAAGGTCATCACCGAGCCTAAGGTCTATGTGGACGACGACCACTTTGACCGCTTCGCCTTCAGCCGCCAGATGAACTTCAAGACCACCAGCGATGTTTCCGAGGCCAACGTGGTGTTCTCCAGCAACGAGCCGGAGGAGGACGTGCAGGCTGCGGTAAAGGCGGGCCTGCCCTTCGTGGGCGCCAGCGCCAACATCCTGGAGTACGCCAAGGCCACCATCCCCGGCTTCGACTTCGACATCCAGTGGATCATCGAGGAGGGAATGTACGGCCCCGAGGAGGTCTATAACGACTACGAGGCCCTGTTCAACGTGGAGTATGCCGACAGCCTCATCACTGCCAGCTATGCCGCCGACGGCGACTTTACCACCTACACCAAGGGCGGCTCCATCATTTCCGCTTACCCGGAGGAGGCCGCCGTGCTCATGCGGGCCAGCAGCGAGGATGACTTCTACAAGGCCGGCTGGTGGAACGGCATCGACGATCCTGAGGCGGGCCTGAAGGGCCACGCCGTGGCTATCGACTATCAGGCCAACGGACTGGATATGACGGTGTTCTGCACCAGCATCACCAATAAGGCTCACCAGACCGATGACTACCGTCTGGCTACCAACGCCATTTACAGTAAGCTCCTGGGTACCGACTTCAACGTGGAGTCCGGCGAGACCCCTGAGCCCACCCCCAACCCGGATACCAAGCCCGATACCGGCAAGGATACCCAGTCTCCGGAGACCGGAGACGGCATGACCGTTACCGTGTGGGTCATGGCAGCGACTCTGTCTGTGGCCGCTGTGCTGGTGCTCTCCGCCAAGAAGCGTGAGGATTGA
- a CDS encoding acyl-[acyl-carrier-protein] thioesterase — MTQLQGFFEKNFTLSPDYCGASARMSPLAAFTMFQAIAAEHAERIGVGGAAMAQRGAFWLTLHSRVDFFQWPALAQEVTAATWPEHCEGRSLRCFRSYSLRQGDQLLALGRTQWAVLGEKGRLIPFAQSGFPEDFLFAEREGITEAPARFRDDLLPEELVQRHTVRSTDIDMGHHMNNVAYVRLLLDCFPASVLAGGEIASMEVHYAAPCFEGEELSVLCRREGSICRMAVRKPDGKTAVLAAVRFHEK, encoded by the coding sequence ATGACCCAACTGCAAGGCTTTTTTGAGAAGAACTTCACCCTGTCCCCGGACTACTGCGGGGCATCGGCCCGGATGTCGCCGCTGGCGGCCTTCACTATGTTTCAGGCCATTGCCGCAGAACACGCCGAGCGCATCGGCGTAGGCGGTGCAGCCATGGCGCAACGTGGCGCCTTCTGGCTGACTCTCCACAGTCGGGTGGACTTTTTTCAATGGCCTGCTCTGGCGCAGGAGGTGACGGCGGCCACATGGCCGGAGCACTGCGAGGGGAGATCCCTGCGCTGCTTCCGCAGCTACAGCCTGCGGCAGGGAGATCAGCTGCTGGCGCTGGGCCGCACCCAGTGGGCGGTGCTGGGGGAGAAGGGGCGGCTCATTCCCTTTGCCCAGTCTGGCTTCCCGGAGGATTTCCTCTTTGCGGAGCGGGAGGGCATCACGGAGGCCCCCGCCCGGTTCCGGGACGACCTGCTGCCGGAGGAGCTGGTGCAGCGGCATACGGTGCGTTCTACGGACATCGATATGGGCCACCATATGAACAATGTGGCCTATGTGCGGCTGCTGCTGGACTGCTTCCCGGCCAGCGTGCTGGCAGGCGGGGAAATCGCCTCCATGGAGGTCCACTATGCCGCTCCCTGCTTCGAGGGGGAGGAGCTGTCGGTTCTCTGCCGCCGGGAGGGCAGCATCTGCCGCATGGCTGTGCGGAAGCCCGACGGCAAGACCGCCGTACTGGCTGCCGTCCGCTTTCACGAAAAGTAA
- a CDS encoding complex I subunit 5 family protein, with product MTTFYLLILFMLPAVMAVGIAIPRRRELSAQWVGELVIATALLVLGAMLALCRLPVGTVIVSPVVGLSFTFGGFQRLYGLVVCFMWLICAMLSPQYFRGHHHLRRYYFFFLICLSFTLGVFLSADLKTTFLFFELMSLGSYVWVVQEETPEALDAGKTYLTIAVLGGLVTLMGLFLLQHLTGTLVLSELKDACAAVTDRTALWWAALCVFFGFAAKAGVFPLHIWLPKAHPVAPAPASALLSGVLTKAGIFGILVVTVYLLPGNRSWGVLVLILGCITMVLGAVMAVFSTNLKYILACSSLSQIGFILVGVAMLTLLGEHNALAAHGTVLYMLNHSLVKLTLFLFAGVVYYNTHQLDLNRIRGFGRGKPLLHGLFLCGACSLAGIPGFLGYVSKTLVHEAVVELAVETGSTAITVVEWLFLLSGGLTVAYLTKIYVAVFWQTAPADAHAASRRWGTPLSVAALMLAAIPLPMLGLLPHGLSEKIAAATLSFTGGHDFSHAVHYLAWENLKGVVISLSIGMLVYFLLIRPLLTERRDGEIRYRSLWPAWLSLEESVYKPLFRWLIRVLMTLCRVACDLLDLLVLVMRRTLLRDTRDHVRRSPHSSVVRAMSHNSKYSQEETADHVGTVLDTFQRMEGSLSFALLMACLGLCLILLCVILHVFG from the coding sequence GTGACGACCTTCTATCTGCTGATCCTGTTTATGCTGCCCGCCGTCATGGCTGTCGGCATCGCTATCCCACGGCGGAGGGAGCTCTCCGCTCAGTGGGTCGGAGAGCTGGTCATCGCCACGGCGCTGCTGGTGCTGGGGGCCATGCTGGCCCTGTGCCGTCTGCCGGTAGGGACAGTCATCGTCTCCCCCGTAGTGGGGCTGTCCTTCACCTTTGGCGGCTTCCAGCGGCTCTATGGGCTGGTGGTGTGCTTCATGTGGCTCATCTGCGCCATGCTGTCGCCCCAGTATTTCCGGGGCCATCACCACCTGCGGCGGTACTATTTCTTCTTCCTCATTTGCCTGAGCTTTACGCTGGGCGTGTTCCTGTCGGCGGATCTCAAGACCACCTTCCTGTTCTTCGAGCTTATGAGCCTCGGCTCCTATGTGTGGGTGGTGCAGGAGGAGACGCCGGAGGCGCTGGACGCCGGAAAGACCTATCTGACCATCGCTGTTCTGGGCGGTCTTGTGACGCTGATGGGGCTGTTCCTGCTCCAGCATCTGACGGGGACACTGGTGCTGTCGGAGCTGAAGGATGCCTGCGCCGCCGTAACGGACCGCACGGCCCTGTGGTGGGCGGCTCTGTGCGTGTTCTTCGGCTTCGCCGCCAAGGCGGGTGTGTTCCCGCTGCACATCTGGCTGCCCAAGGCCCACCCGGTGGCCCCGGCCCCCGCCAGCGCTCTGCTGTCGGGCGTGCTGACTAAGGCGGGTATTTTCGGTATTCTGGTCGTCACCGTCTACCTGCTGCCGGGCAACCGCAGCTGGGGCGTTCTGGTGCTGATACTGGGCTGCATCACCATGGTACTGGGCGCCGTAATGGCGGTGTTCTCCACCAACCTCAAGTACATTCTGGCCTGCTCCTCCCTGTCCCAGATCGGGTTCATTCTGGTGGGCGTGGCCATGCTGACCCTGCTGGGGGAGCACAACGCGCTGGCCGCCCACGGTACGGTGCTGTATATGCTGAACCACTCGCTGGTGAAGCTGACCCTCTTTCTCTTTGCCGGTGTGGTGTATTACAACACCCACCAGCTGGATCTGAACCGCATCCGTGGCTTCGGGCGAGGTAAGCCCCTGCTCCACGGACTGTTTCTGTGCGGAGCCTGCTCTCTGGCCGGTATCCCCGGCTTTCTGGGCTACGTCAGCAAGACGCTGGTCCACGAGGCGGTGGTGGAGCTGGCGGTGGAGACCGGCAGCACCGCCATTACGGTGGTAGAGTGGCTGTTCCTGCTATCCGGCGGATTGACGGTGGCCTATCTCACCAAAATCTATGTGGCGGTATTCTGGCAGACGGCACCGGCAGATGCCCACGCCGCCTCCCGGCGCTGGGGAACGCCCCTCTCCGTGGCGGCGCTGATGCTGGCAGCGATACCGCTGCCGATGCTGGGTCTGCTGCCCCATGGGCTGTCGGAGAAAATCGCCGCCGCTACCCTCTCCTTCACCGGCGGTCATGATTTCTCCCATGCCGTCCACTATCTGGCTTGGGAGAACCTCAAGGGCGTGGTCATCTCCCTGTCCATCGGTATGCTGGTATATTTCCTGCTGATCCGGCCCCTTCTCACGGAGCGTCGGGACGGCGAGATTCGCTACCGCTCCCTGTGGCCGGCGTGGCTCAGCTTGGAGGAGAGCGTCTACAAGCCCCTCTTCCGGTGGCTCATCCGGGTACTGATGACCCTGTGCCGGGTGGCATGCGACCTGTTGGACCTACTGGTGCTGGTGATGCGCCGCACCCTGCTGCGGGATACCCGTGACCACGTCCGCCGCTCGCCCCATAGCTCTGTGGTGCGGGCCATGTCCCACAACAGCAAGTACTCCCAAGAGGAGACGGCAGATCACGTAGGTACCGTACTGGACACCTTCCAGCGGATGGAGGGAAGTCTCTCCTTTGCCCTGCTGATGGCGTGTCTGGGTCTGTGCCTGATCCTGCTGTGCGTCATCCTCCACGTGTTCGGATAA
- a CDS encoding complex I subunit 5 family protein: MNGLYLTLPIFLPLVGGLASYLIRFPSTRSRHLFYGVLICLTSAITWLSILRCGSESFQLLRFTEELTLTLRMDGASRLFAGLAATLWPFTMLYAFDYMSHEKHLSMFWSFFTVSFGVTLGVAFAGNMMTMYLFYELLTLATLPLVMQPMSTTARKAGVKYAVYSMSGAALAFIGLVFLVVNDAQDFTLGGHLAGYTGDRQLLLAVFVLAFVGFGVKAAIWPLHAWLPAAAVAPTPVTALLHAVAVVKSGAFACIRLIYYAFGTEILVGTWAQQAVMTLTLITIPFASCMSVKQRHFKRRLAYSTVSNLSYILFAATIMTLPALTAAFLHLIVHSVVKILAFFTAGAVLHYSHREYVHQLEGLGKRMPVTFVCYTVAACALTGVPPFTGFVSKWYMALAAVDTYQPLPIIGFGVLLVSALLTAIYMFQIAVRAWFPRHSAPAIPEGSIHEAGWQMLVPMVVLAAACLLMGLMPQGLLDLIREAVTL; this comes from the coding sequence ATGAACGGACTTTATCTGACGCTTCCCATTTTCCTGCCGCTGGTGGGCGGGCTTGCCTCGTACCTGATCCGCTTCCCCAGCACTCGCAGCCGCCATCTGTTCTATGGGGTGCTGATCTGCCTGACCTCGGCGATAACATGGCTCTCCATTCTCCGCTGCGGCAGCGAGAGCTTCCAGCTGCTGCGCTTCACGGAGGAGCTGACCCTTACCCTGCGGATGGACGGCGCTTCCCGGCTCTTTGCGGGGCTGGCCGCTACCCTGTGGCCCTTTACCATGCTGTACGCCTTCGACTACATGAGCCACGAGAAGCATCTGTCCATGTTCTGGTCGTTTTTCACCGTCTCCTTCGGCGTAACGCTGGGAGTGGCCTTCGCCGGAAACATGATGACCATGTATCTGTTCTATGAGCTGCTGACACTGGCCACTCTTCCGCTGGTGATGCAGCCCATGTCCACCACCGCCCGGAAGGCCGGCGTCAAGTACGCCGTCTACTCCATGAGCGGGGCGGCGCTGGCCTTTATCGGGCTGGTTTTTCTCGTTGTCAACGATGCGCAGGACTTCACACTGGGCGGCCATCTGGCGGGCTACACCGGCGATCGGCAGCTGCTGCTGGCGGTATTCGTGCTGGCCTTTGTGGGCTTCGGCGTTAAGGCGGCCATCTGGCCCCTGCACGCATGGCTGCCCGCTGCGGCGGTGGCCCCCACACCGGTGACGGCGCTCCTCCATGCGGTGGCCGTGGTGAAATCCGGCGCCTTCGCCTGTATCCGCCTGATCTACTACGCCTTCGGCACGGAGATCCTGGTGGGGACGTGGGCGCAGCAGGCGGTGATGACTCTGACCCTTATCACCATCCCGTTCGCCTCCTGTATGTCGGTGAAGCAGCGGCACTTCAAGCGGCGGCTGGCCTACTCCACGGTGTCGAACCTGTCGTACATCCTCTTCGCCGCTACCATTATGACCCTTCCGGCGCTGACGGCGGCCTTTCTGCACCTCATCGTCCACTCCGTGGTGAAGATCCTGGCCTTCTTCACCGCCGGAGCCGTACTGCATTACAGTCACCGGGAGTACGTCCATCAGCTGGAGGGGCTGGGCAAGCGGATGCCCGTGACCTTCGTGTGCTACACGGTGGCGGCCTGCGCCCTGACGGGCGTCCCCCCCTTCACCGGCTTTGTCAGCAAGTGGTACATGGCTCTGGCGGCGGTGGACACCTATCAGCCCCTGCCCATCATCGGCTTCGGCGTGCTGCTGGTGTCGGCGCTGCTGACGGCTATCTATATGTTCCAGATCGCAGTCCGGGCATGGTTCCCCCGGCACAGCGCTCCGGCCATTCCGGAGGGCTCCATCCATGAGGCGGGGTGGCAGATGCTGGTACCCATGGTGGTGCTGGCGGCGGCCTGCCTGCTGATGGGCCTGATGCCCCAGGGGCTGCTGGATCTGATCCGAGAGGCGGTGACACTGTGA